One Brassica napus cultivar Da-Ae chromosome A5, Da-Ae, whole genome shotgun sequence DNA window includes the following coding sequences:
- the LOC106365048 gene encoding LRR receptor-like serine/threonine-protein kinase FLS2, with the protein MNYCSFTLFVFAATIFLQCLNPSGAATCHPDDEAGLLAFKKGITRDPSGILSSWKKGTACCSWYGIACVNGDRVTILSLVGFPKKPERSLSGTLSPSLAKLQHLEVISLGGHGNITGSFPQFLLQLPKLRYVNIENNRLFGPLPSDISMLSQLEDLFLQGNKFTGPIPNSISNLSRLSGLFIGGNLLTGTIPLGVANLKLLQNLKLDGNRLSGTIPDIFESMTELKFLDLSGNGFSGKLPRSIASLGPTLLLLDLSKNNLSGTIPEYISRFNKLEKLNLSKNRFSGVVPNGLVNLTNINNLDLSHNLLNDLFPALNVNTIEFLDLSYNQFHLKTIPEWVTSLPSIFLLKLAKCGIKMSIENWEPAAPLYYHYIDLSKNEISGILERFLNQTEYLLEFRAAGNKLRYDMGSLTFAKTLKTLDLSRNLVFGMVPETVASLQRLNLSQNHLCGKLPTTKFPVSAFAGNDCLCGAPLSPCLL; encoded by the coding sequence ATGAACTATTGCTCCTTCACTCTCTTCGTATTTGCCGCCACTATCTTTCTCCAGTGTTTAAACCCCAGCGGAGCCGCCACATGTCATCCTGATGACGAGGCGGGTCTTTTAGCTTTCAAAAAGGGTATAACACGAGATCCTTCAGGCATTCTCAGCTCATGGAAGAAAGGTACTGCTTGCTGCTCCTGGTACGGTATCGCTTGCGTTAACGGTGACCGTGTCACCATTCTTTCACTAGTCGGATTTCCCAAGAAACCCGAACGCTCCCTCTCCGGCACTCTCTCGCCTTCGCTGGCTAAACTCCAGCACCTCGAAGTGATTAGCTTAGGAGGTCACGGGAACATCACTGGATCTTTTCCTCAGTTCCTTCTCCAATTACCGAAGCTTAGATACGTAAACATCGAGAATAACCGTCTCTTTGGTCCCCTTCCTTCCGACATCAGCATGCTAAGCCAGTTGGAAGATTTGTTTCTTCAGGGAAATAAGTTCACTGGTCCTATACcgaattctatatcaaatctgTCTCGGTTATCTGGTCTCTTTATTGGCGGTAATCTCCTAACCGGAACTATACCCTTAGGGGTTGCTAATCTCAAGCTACTGCAGAATCTGAAACTCGACGGCAACCGCCTCTCCGGCACCATACCAGATATTTTCGAATCCATGACGGAGCTCAAATTTCTCGATCTCTCCGGCAATGGATTCTCCGGAAAACTTCCTCGGTCTATTGCATCGCTCGGACCGACACTCCTGCTCCTTGACCTGAGCAAAAACAATCTCTCTGGGACAATTCCAGAATATATATCAAGATTCAACAAGCTCGAAAAGTTGAATCTCTCCAAGAACCGCTTCTCCGGAGTTGTCCCAAATGGTTTGGTCAATCTGACCAATATAAACAATCTTGATCTTTCTCACAATCTTTTAAATGATCTATTTCCTGCCTTGAACGTTAACACCATCGAGTTTCTTGATCTCTCGTACAACCAGTTTCACCTCAAAACGATTCCAGAGTGGGTTACCTCATTACCGAGCATCTTCTTGTTGAAACTAGCAAAATGCGGGATCAAGATGAGCATAGAAAATTGGGAGCCAGCGGCACCCTTATACTACCATTACATTGATCTGTCGAAAAACGAGATCTCAGGGATTCTAGAAAGGTTCCTTAACCAGACAGAGTATCTGCTTGAGTTTCGAGCAGCGGGAAACAAACTTAGATACGATATGGGGAGTTTGACGTTCGCAAAGACGCTGAAAACCTTGGATCTGTCAAGGAATTTGGTATTCGGGATGGTGCCAGAAACTGTGGCCAGTCTGCAGAGACTGAACTTGAGCCAAAACCATCTTTGCGGAAAGCTTCCGACAACAAAGTTCCCGGTTAGCGCATTCGCCGGCAACGACTGTCTCTGCGGCGCTCCACTCTCTCCTTGTTTACTTTAG